The Procambarus clarkii isolate CNS0578487 chromosome 42, FALCON_Pclarkii_2.0, whole genome shotgun sequence nucleotide sequence ctagcaggaacggatccagactactaatcaagaGAGACTTCAtccataggaagatagattgggagaacagagacccacatggagaaccggacacatggagagctaagctgctggacgtagcaacaagaaactttctaatccAATACataaagggaccgacaagaagaagaacagaggatgaaccagctttgcttaatctgatatttaccataaatgagtcggatataagggaagttaagttggaagcccccttgtgaatgagtgatcacagtgtattgatctttgagtacttggtagagctaggaattatctccccccaaaaagaactgggaaacaaagggctggcgtaccgaaagggaaattgtgagatgagaaaattcctaggaGATTTACCATGGGGGacagaactcacaactaagtccGTACCAGACATATTTGACTATGtcaccaaaagtgtcaggaggcagtaaacaagttTATCCCGGTCCGATTggaaaaaccgagaagcaaaagaagaatccttggtggtaatagggcatgtatgaaagcaaaggaactgaacaaaagggcgtcgaggaacttctgaaataacagaacaccaggcaGTATTGAGAGATACCAAAGAAcaaaggaacgagtatgttagtgtgagaagaggagctgagaaaaagtatgaaaatgatatagctaataaagccaagaccgaaccaaagctactacacagtcacatcaggaggaaaacaacagtgaaggaacaggtgatgaaatttAGAACAGGTGACGACAGGTACACAGCgaaagacaaagaggtgtgtgaagaactcaacaagaggttccaggtcttcacaatagaacaatgagaggtcactgcactaggagaggtggcagtaaaccaggcggcctggtTTACTTTacttacatgtggaaaatattagaggggctggtcccaaacctgcacacagaaataacatcacatgagaccagaagacatggcaggatgtgcagaatacccccgttgaaaagcagaggtgcaacaggtactctgagagagaactctatcaacatcagaggcccgagactgttcaacacacttccgctgcacataaggggcataactggcaatcccctcacagtgttcaagagagaactggataagcacctccaaaggatacctgatcaaccaggctgtgactcatacgtcaggctgcgagcagccgcgtccaacagcctggttgatcagtccagtaaccaggaggcctggtcgacgaccgggccgcggggacgctaagccccggaagcacctcaaggtaacctcaaggtaaggtaggccttggaagggttcgaaattacaagagatgaggtcaagaggcatctgttggatttggacgtgagaaaggctgttggcccggaaggaatctcaccatgggtattgaaagagtgtgcaggagtgccgtgcttgccactctccatagtgtatagcaggtcactggaaacgggagtcctgccagaaatatggaagacggttaATGTAGACCCAATATACAAaacgggtgacagacaagaggcactgaactacaggctagtgtccttaacttgtataccatgcaaggtgatggagacgattgtgtgagggatctagatccctcagctagttttcctaggttCTAGAGtaggctagacactctagaaactgaagctttcaaaataacatatgcttgttgggtgttgaatgaaagcttatgtcaagaactatcacttgagagtagttagaagtctgtgattgctctgtagagagaattacagggattttcctgtttctgtgaaataggatgggaattGAGAggaagtggtgtagggaggtacttgactctcccaacggttttacagggggggaggggagagagagtggagtgaacgttgccccccccccccccccccgcatgggagacatcacgccactccttaggcctcctcctccttgtgacgtcacaagacgccGAGGGTAACGGAGGCATATGATTGGGTCCCGCACatgtggtccaagcctagttttggcgcgaacaactctgattgggagcggcatgaggaagctgtgccggctccaagctgattggtctaggcattgtAGGGAGAAGGTATGGGCATCTGGTGTTCCTTAGCCCGTgaaatcttcagtttgaattgggcggccagggaagcaagaggtgtttgggtgggggtggcacgctggccgcctccaccccctgttaatcgcttctgtcgtccaaattactcgattggtggcactcctaccatcaggggttgtgtcaaggcctaattaagtgaattggggccagggatttacggaagaaacagtaaaaagctaagagacagttgactgtgtgaacgcatgaggcaggctggcagagcctcatggtgtaacaggtgtgagagtatcctgtctagtggcaatggacaattgatgttgggcagtgtacgcgtatgtgatattacaggcccatgttggactttgcattccaccTGGCGGtggccatgtggtgacgccgccggcaaTTGTCACCCGAGTGTACGAGCGAGCATGCTGGTTTGATGGGAGTGTAGGTGATCttccatccacgtgtgtatgctggtgggtgccagccagccagcctgaggcaagcgccatgtgcgcgcccggccgcgggtggaggccacccaccccaggccacccaaaacccccctctctcagctcgggaggggcgctgtggccacatgccttggccacatgccttggccactttcccgggacagcctagggccacatcttgtcgacgcatgaggagcgagctaggtgtttacagccagaggggtagtgaccagggaaaggattgttgaggatttaagtagccgtgagtacaataaaagttgttaacagtgaggaagcagctgagagacagctgtctgtactgtcgtccaggtgattggttgggatgtacctggagatggatgctgGACACGGTAGCAcacaagtagttatatatatatatatttatataagtgtgtagactgactggagtatgtgaccagtcagtgtagagatttaccatataagttatccagcctgtcgattctatataatcgttcaggctagattaatgccatagagtacagtaaaattataatcattagaggtagacaAGGATGTCAgggggacccctgaagtctgtgtaattagtacatattacttggtgatataattttcagagagtatgtgaaggccatttctatgtgttcatttgcatgcttatgtactgtgttgtgtggtaagtcagtagaggtgattgctgactgattgcctaataatgtcattagcatgtggggtatgctgacggcatcattatgttgcaggtttgtgcagtgttgttatcagtttatacaatattattgccccaggaactgtgttgagggtttaagggacctctaggattattcaggggaattttcagtacttaatgagagcaggcaattgatgggttaattgcctggctgaggtatgtgtgtgttcacagtattcctttgcaatcaggtgcaagaagtaaaagaggaggggcagtaatattagtatacttgtgtgtgttgcacaaccgtgtgtttttattgtgtgggcacagtaattagcgagttgcagtagccgcaactatatgtgggtagtgctgatgtgatgttgcatgccattatagtgtgacctatgtaatgctggggttactttgtttctttaagttatgttgaggacttaaggattcagtgagttaattaaggggtaattaactggataaggggtgcacacttagtattgtggagtgagtgagggctgttataagagaacagtgttgagccagaatgagatacgtctcgggagcaattaattgtccatgtgacaattaattgaccactctagctaattatgtaattagccttctcatcatgaattcacgtagtgggagaggttctgtcagagtctgtcagtatttgtgttaacgtaatatgctcgagactaattacctttcaggggtatagcaattagtggctcatgttaattagtggagtaattagcattggagagctccggtgactcggtaaagcgaggtcatggagctagcataaatcgttgtattaatcatatcctgtctgaggacagtggattattggcacatcttgttaattagggtaattaactcctttcccgtgaattcacagtgtttgatgagacctgcttaggcagtgaggagtgagacgtatttatggatggttaattatcggtcctggtgacagttaattaatggctcagtaattagtgggttaattagggtaattaacactcactagtaattttttgacacagactgtggagaagctaccatgttagggtaggcttagttaacgtaactcaatggggatgtaattagtggtccgattgaccttaattgagaattactcactgaatacttgcaaggagtcaagtgtggtgtaatatgttgagttattgttaacaagagagaggcaagtgttaaagattaacgtagagtatcatcatgttgttgtctagtgggagacaattgtttgtgattaccgtagtactttgttgctgactgctgcgatcagtcaattaacgtaattaatcacttcaggcaatttcttttggttgtcgtctggtgacgagagtagagtcatctagggatctgtggagctgtgtcccagaatcccaccttgcctatctgtgtatcgggttacaacagggcaacttcttattgggagttgcaaagagtgttcacactgggttgtgatagggggagtcactgttagacttccgcctagttacgtgggtctctcctggggggcgggaggacccctgagtttgtgattatagtagctgtcagggaaaccgtgacactattgattgcctgcttgtgtctttgtttcagtggatccttcctttgttcagttagttcatgttgtcagcccgaagtgtcagcaagatggagcctgctgtcacttctcgaggggccgttgaatagctgtgttgcaaatgccacttgatggacaataacgtaaccattcgctgtggtgtaacttagtctgtgatatttttctttgatttgcaatattgcgtcatcagtgggcacacctgtgttcaggttagttcagtatgcagccgcacagcaagggttgctatttagctgtttgttatcgtgccactggatggacattaacgtaacgtaaactcggtaatgtagtagttagtctcttgttattaataaattgttatgttatagaaaagtctttgatgtcaacccttcaaccatattattccaccatatttctgcatattattaaatgttgatgtgatcttgatatgacggctgttcttgggaattcgaattccaattcatagcgccatttcaaatataaatatttgatgttgagaacccgtcggttaccctttattagttttaacgtccagtttaactaggaggagccagcggcctattgtggacaggtttacacccttggtggtggaggcctggcggtttgctcccactTTTccttttttctactggactcatgcttaactgccgtgagcagactttaaacttgtagtccacctcttaagggaggtaggcgtagagaaaaatctcacaatcGTTTAGACAGTTAGAGGGGacacgatcaccacatacaagattctcaaaagaattgatagggtagataaaaacagacAATTTACCACAAAGGGcagacgcactaggggacacaggtgaatactgactgcccaaatgagccatagaaaaattagaatttttttttcagagtcagtgtagttgacaaatggaatgcattaggaagtgatgtggtggaggcggactccatacacagctttaagtgtagatatgatagagcccagtaggctcaggaacctgtacaccagttgattgacaattgagaggcgggaccaaagagccagagctcaacccccacaagcacacttaggttagtacacacacacacacacacacacacacacacacacacatacagactggcCTGTGGGGCCGGTCTATATGggtccggccggccgagcggacaggacCCTGAACATGTAATCCAGTGatcatgggttcgatcccgggcgccggcgagaaagattgggcagagtttctttcaccctatgcccctgttacctagcagaaaataggtacctgggagttagtcagctgtcacgtgagAGAAACTATGCCTACTTGTTTCtgactccaccggggatcgaacccggaacctcaggactacgaatccgaagcgctgtccattcagctgtcaggccccctttcaggccccccccccccttccgtcaCCGCATCATAAAGGTGACGCTCCGTCACCGCTTTATTGGTTGTTCACTCCATtttctgtttttgtttttatgtCATAGTTTTGGATGACAATCTTATTACGGTTTATTTGTTCTTGGGTGACTTCACCCAAGAACAAATAAACCGTAATAAGATTGCAATCCAAAACTATGACATAAAAACTCAAGTCCGCCATTTTCCCCCGTAAGACAATTtctgaatgtcgcataataatgGAGGGGCTCTCTTTTTGGCGGCTTTTTTGCTCCTAATTATTTAGGTTTTGACGTCGTAACGGCTTTGTGTTTTGTCTTGTTTATTGATTGTGTCGACGCAcagttcctcccttgtggagaggCCACGCACCACATGGCCGGCggtctcactatagcccgtgttaTCTGCTCATgccgttctaagtagctgaatctaaaacaacaactgccGTTGGAAAAGAAATGTTGCGAGGTTGGATACTTGATAGACTGTTGAGATGGGAATCAGGTAAAGGTTATGAATATCTTTGAATTCAGCCAAACAATATTTATTAGCAATGGTTTGTACAATTTGGatctttttttttaattgattAATTTAAAAACGATTTAAGTAAGATCGTTAATACACAATTATATCATTAGCATTGTTGCTGTCAGGAACTCACATGAACTGTTAATGGGACTTGTGCAGCTTCCTCTTGTTCTTATGTTACACATACTGTTGTTCACATCACATGTATccttctccaggcatatatgccactgaaaactcacaccccagaagtgactcgaacccatactgccagaagcaatgcaactgatgtacaggatcccttaaccactcgatcaacacgaccggacaaaagaggatggtctccgagactatttccatcccccccgccGCCACTCggttgtaatcttgggcatggtattttatcaaatcacctcattctttgggtttagtgttagcataagtaaaactctgtttagtgttttcaggttactgttgtgtgtgtgtgtgtaaactaaagtctttgaaaatataataagttattacgaaacgcgttcaagcgtcgcgtcagactagaaataaaaatgaatttcggagaattgatttttcaattaccatcgacagtaaagagaaacataagaaatattgagaaaattcgtgttagaattattaatcttactttttccgtatatatatatatatatatatatatatatatatatatatatatatatatatatatatatatatatatatatatatatttatatataaatatatatatatatatatatatatatatatatatatatatatatatatatatatttatatataaatatatatatatatatatatatatatatatatatatatatatatatatttatatatatatatatatatatatatatatatatatatatatatatatatatatatataatgtatatacatataaaataataatacaaaagtgattattaaaaaatttgaaGGGGGTGGATGGATAGGCGCCAGAACTAGACGGTCTTTTAGTGGTTAATTAGGGAACTTCTTCCTTCATGCGGTCAGGCGTCGTCTGGGCCATAATTAGTCAGAAAGATTGGACAGTCTCCCCAGCCATTAGGGATATAGTGAGAGCTGCAGTGTTGCTGGCTTTTGCCACAATTTTTTGCATATTATCCTTATCAGCTTCATAATGATTTGTCATTATCAGCCTCATCGTTATTATCGCTGTTTTACTCATTTCCGTCTTATCATCATCAGCATTGTCATTATCTCTGCTGTCATCATCATcattgtaattatcactgttgtcatcatcatcatcatcagcatTATCATGATCACTACCCTCATTATCTCATCGTAATTATCATTATTACTGCTGTCATTTTCATCCGTCTTACTTTCACTGCCTTCTCtattatgataataataattttcaATGCTCTAATTATCATCATCATGAACgttaccatcatcatcatcattaacaTGATCATCACCGTAATTATTACCATAGCCAGAATCACCACCCTCATCAGTGTTACCAACAGTCTTGCCATCACAGTCATCACTACTAATATAACCGTAGTGTCCATCAACACTGAGCGTTACAGCCATTACAGAGACAGAATACAAAGAACCTCTAGCAGTCCACTTGGAACAGATGGTACAGCGACGAccttgcaggtctgcgttcgaCCCCCAGATGGCCTAAGTGAGCACTGTGTCTTCTCACTGTCCTCATTACTCATCTCCTATTATATTTTCCTACCCTTTCTCTGTGATATAGATAGTCTCGTtgacatacatatataaatatatatgacatgacccgaccaggattcgaaccccatgaCATCCACGATCATCCTCAAACGTACACAGTGCCATGACCAccacaccaatgatcgtctataaggattggtcagtcctggtgcttattaactaagctcctcgACTGACCAACCTCCGACGACGCTCGTggctccatttgggtacagtttttcataaaATTCTGGCACATGTACGGGCCGTGCAGAGTCGACAAATGTGAATGACTAGGATGATATATGAGAAAGACTACAAGAACGCACAAGCcatttatagttcttagtgatctatggcttgcgcgttcttgCAGCCTTTTTTACATATCATCCAAGTAAATAATCTTAAGTACTACAAGGAAATTGGGGAAAACTACAGTGACAAATCGTATATTCAACAATCGTTTTAAACCTATATGAACAAGTTGTATGTCAGGGCCGAGTGCGGGgacccaagagctggagctcatccTCTGGAAGTGcaactgcccaccaccaccagtccctgacaacccaccaccaccaccaccaccagtccctgacaacccaccaccaccaccaccaccaccaccaccagtccctgacaacccactacccagtaccaccaccaccaccaccagtccctgacaacccactacccaccaccaccaccaccaccaccaccaccaccaccagtccctgacaacccactacccaccaccaccaccaccaccagtccctgacaacccactacccaccaccaccaccaccaccagtccctgacaacccactacccaccaccaccaccaccaccaccaccaccaccaccaccaccaccaccagtccctgacaacccaccaccaccaccaccaccaccagtccctgacaacccaccaccaccaccaccaccaccagtccctgacaacccactacccaccaccaccaccaccaccaccaccaccagtccctgacaacccactacccaccaccaccaccaccaccagtccctgacaacccaccaccaccaccaccaccaccagtccctgacaacccactacccaccaccaccaccaccaccaccaccaccaccaccacc carries:
- the LOC138373518 gene encoding uncharacterized protein, producing the protein MAVTLSVDGHYGYISSDDCDGKTVGNTDEGGDSGYGNNYGDDHVNDDDDDNEGSDHDNADDDDDDNSDNYNDDDDSRDNDNADDDKTEMSKTAIITMRLIMTNHYEADKDNMQKIVAKASNTAALTISLMAGETVQSF